The DNA sequence TTTAAACTGTCGAATCTACACCAGATGGATGCTTGTGTGAGTAAGACAGGCGTTTGGCAACAACGTCCCAATCCAGATTACTCATGAACGCATCCAGATATTTACCTCGATCGATGCCGTAATCGATCATGTAAGCATGCTCATAGACGTCCAGCACCAGAATCGGTACCAGATTGGCGGGAGACCACATGTTATGCATATCAAGACCGAAGGCGCTGAGGTGATTGCCGCGGGTGTTGTAGCCGATCACGACCCAACCGCGCATGCATTTGCCTGCTGCTTTCAAATAATCGTTGAACTTGCCGATGCTGCCCCACCGCTCTTCCAGAGCAGCTTTAAGATCGCCTGTAGGCTCTCCGCCTTTGCCGCCCAGATTACCGAAATAGTACTCATGGTAGACGACACCATTGACGGCGTAGCTTTCTTCGACAAGCATCTCGCGCAGAGGCGCATAGGTAGCATTGGGACCGGCTAGATCGGGGTCTTTCAGCTTGCTGTTCAATTCATTAGCTTTGGTTATGTAACCCTGATAAAGCTTGATGTGCTGCGAAATCTGGCTCTCCGACAAACCGGGCATCTTCTTGCTGACAAGACCGCTGAAATCGCGCGCAACATATGGCGTTTCGGCTGTAGCCGTAGCCTTAGCAGCTCCGGTC is a window from the Candidatus Melainabacteria bacterium genome containing:
- a CDS encoding superoxide dismutase translates to MSSKKEIVGNYEVINDREVVTRREVLLMGAMAAGGLVAASPVLATPARAAAEATGAAKATATAETPYVARDFSGLVSKKMPGLSESQISQHIKLYQGYITKANELNSKLKDPDLAGPNATYAPLREMLVEESYAVNGVVYHEYYFGNLGGKGGEPTGDLKAALEERWGSIGKFNDYLKAAGKCMRGWVVIGYNTRGNHLSAFGLDMHNMWSPANLVPILVLDVYEHAYMIDYGIDRGKYLDAFMSNLDWDVVAKRLSYSHKHPSGVDSTV